One part of the Solanum dulcamara chromosome 3, daSolDulc1.2, whole genome shotgun sequence genome encodes these proteins:
- the LOC129881417 gene encoding UPF0481 protein At3g47200, translated as MSEISIEDHIVTINWEINKTQLELMQQKLSQPPQLLSESAGWSSCCIFRVPQSFINVNGRSYEPQIMSIGPYHRGKDNVKMIEEHKWRFLGNLLKRTKEKGLNLEDYLKAIQPLEMRARECYSEAILLNRDEFVEMLVLDGCFIIELFRKIGGVIPIEKDDPLISMSWIYPFFLRDLIRLENQIPFFILQCLFELTNIIQGEDQSTHSLAKLALTFFNSTLQRPNEVLEKFGNLEGKHLLDFLRSSYIFLDHEEPKNRRNSPTHVIQCISKLRCAGIKLRPRKEETFLAIKFNNGFIEMPTITIDDFMSSFLINCVAYEQCHVDCSKHMTTYATFIDCLVNTQQDVEYLCDCNIIENYFGTDFEIATFINNLGKDVMFDIDECYLLELFIKVNDYYKSSWHVHWASFKYTYFSSPWSFISALAALVLLVLSILQTLYSILSYVHPLS; from the coding sequence ATGAGTGAAATTTCAATTGAAGATCATATTGTTACAATCAATTGGGAAATAAACAAGACTCAACTAGAATTAATGCAACAAAAACTCTCCCAACCACCTCAACTCCTAAGTGAATCGGCGGGGTGGAGTTCTTGTTGTATTTTTCGAGTACCTCAAAGTTTCATTAATGTTAATGGTCGATCCTACGAGCCTCAAATAATGTCAATTGGCCCCTACCATCGTGGAAAAGACAACGTAAAGATGATTGAAGAGCACAAGTGGAGATTTTTGGGCAATTTGCTTAAGAGAACAAAGGAAAAAGGTCTTAATTTAGAGGACTATTTGAAGGCAATTCAACCACTTGAAATGAGAGCTAGAGAATGTTACTCTGAAGCAATACTTCTTAATAGAGATGAGTTTGTTGAAATGTTGGTTCTTGATGGTTGTTTTATAATTGaactttttagaaaaattggaggggtAATTCCAATTGAGAAAGATGATCCACTTATATCAATGTCTTGGATATATCCTTTTTTCTTGAGGGATTTAATTAGACTTGAGAATCAAATACCATTTTTCATACTTCAATGCTTGTTTGAATTAACCAATATTATACAAGGTGAGGATCAATCAACTCATTCTTTAGCCAAATTAGCCTTAACTTTCTTTAACTCCACATTACAAAGGCCTAATGAAGTTCTTGAAAAGTTTGGCAATCTTGAAGGGAAACACTTACTTGATTTTCTTAGATCAAGTTACATTTTTCTTGACCATGAAGAGCCTAAAAATAGAAGGAATTCACCTACACATGTCATACAATGCATATCAAAGCTTCGTTGCGCGGGGATTAAGCTTAGGCCTAGGAAAGAAGAGACATTCTTGGCCATAAAATTCAACAATGGATTCATTGAGATGCCAACAATTACAATAGATGATTTCATGAGCTCATTCTtgataaattgtgtggcatatGAGCAATGTCATGTAGATTGTTCAAAGCATATGACAACTTATGCAACATTTATTGATTGTTTGGTGAACACACAACAAGATGTTGAGTATTTGTGTGATTGCAATATAATTGAGAATTATTTTGGGACAGATTTTGAAATTGCAACATTCATCAACAATCTTGGGAAAGATGTCATGTTTGACATTGATGAGTGCTACTTGTTGGAATTATTTATTAAGGTGAATGATTATTATAAGAGTAGTTGGCATGTTCATTGGGCAAGTTTTAAGTACACTTATTTTAGTTCTCCATGGTCTTTTATTTCAGCATTGGCTGCTCTTGTGCTATTGGTATTGTCCATTCTCCAAACCCTTTACTCCATTTTGAGTTATGTTCACCCTCTTTCTTGA